GGTGACGTCGGGGTGAGGAGTCCGGTGCCGGACCAGTCGATGTACTCGTCGGAGATGGCCTTGTCGGGCTCGCCGTCCTCATCCAGCGTGGTGTAGGCGGCGTAGAAGCGGCCGAAGCCGTATCCGCCGTTGGCGAGGGTGGCCAATGCCCACGGCCGCAGGGCGGCGGGCAGCTTCTCCGGGTACCGCCGGTCCACCGTCACCTGCACGACGCCGAGCAGGTCGTACGCCTGGTCGAAGGTGCCGGCGTCCAGCACCCGGCACAACGAGAACGCGTGCGGAACCTTCTCCTGCTGGTACACCCACCGACCAACGGTCTCCATGACTGCCTCCAATGCGTGACGGTGCCTGTCCGGGATCAGCATCAACCAACAAGATGGTTATATCAACCCTATGGCGTGTCGTGTAATTTCGGCGTAGCGTCTGCGGGCAGTCGCCAGTCAACAACGAAGGAGCCATGATGGGTGCCAAGTCGGCAAGCACGCCTCGGGTGTCGCAGACATCGTTGACCTCGCCCACCGTGCACGCCTGGGAGCTGGGCATCCGGCTCCGGGAACGCCGGGAGGAGCTGGGCATGACCGCCGTCGCCGCCGGCCGGGCGAGCCGGATCACCCAGGCGTACGTCTCCGGCGTCGAGGCCGGTCGGGTCAAGCTGCCGGCGGACCGGCTCGCCCAGCTCATCAAGATCTACGAGATCGATCCGGCCGACGCCACCGAGCTGGAGGAGCTACGGGTCGCCGCGATGCAGCGCGCCTGGTGGCACCAGTACTCCCAGCTCTTCCCCGCCGAGTTCCTCCGCTTCCTCGGCTACGAGGCCGGCGCGGAACACATCCGCAGCTACCACAGCGAGCTGGTGGACGGGCTGTTGCAGACCGAGGAGTACGCCCGCGCGATCATCCGGGGCGGTAACACCTACGTCCGACTGACCGAGATGGAACGGCGGATCAGTGCCCGGATGGCTCGCCAGCAGCGGTTGAACGGCGATCACCCGCTCCGGGTCACCGCCGTCATCGGCGAAGGCGCACTGCGCCAGCAGGTCGGTGGTCCGACGGTGATGCGAGCCCAGCTCGACCACCTGGCCGCCTTGATGATCGAGCGCCCCGATCAGTTCGAGTTCCGGGTCATGCCGTTCACCGCCGGGGCGCACCCGGCGCTGGGTGGGCCGTTCCAGATTCTGTCGTTCCCGTCGCCCCGGCTGCCCGAGCTGGTCTGGCAGGAGGTGCTGACCTCCAGCGACATCATCGACCAGTCCAGCCGGGTCGCCGACTACGTCGTCACCTTCGCCGAGGCTCAGGAGCGGGCGCTAGACTCGACGGAGTCGCTGGCCATGATCCAACGGATCGCCAAGGAGATGACGTGAGCACCCCTTCCCGTGACTGGTTCAAGTCCTCCCGTAGCGCCAACAACGCCGCCTGCGTCGAGGTCCGTTTCGACGGCGATGTGGTGGGCGTACGCGACTCGAAGGACCGTGGCGGTCCGACGCTCGCCTTCGGCGACGGCGCCTGGGGCAGCTTCCTGCGCGCGCTGAAGACCGACACGGTCTGACGGAGTCCACGGCAGAACGTAGGAGGGCCTGGCGGTAAGCCGGGCTCTCCGCGTTACTCCGCTATCCACAACTGTCATCCGGGCGGGCTGGCCAGCTCGGTTGTGGTTGCCAGCCAGTCGGTGGATTCCGGACCGGCTGCGGGTCTGCCGGGGCCTACCGGTCGGCGTTGAGCGCGATGTCGCGGCAGGCGGTGGCGACGAGCAGGCCCAGGCCGACGGCGAGCAGCGGCAGGCCCAGCCCGAACGGCATATCCGCCACCGCGTTCGACGAACTGCGCTCCCCGATGGCCCCGAAGCTCGCCGCCACCACGGCCAGACTGAACACCAGGGTGCCGACGGCAGCGGTAAGCGCGGTCATCGCCGCCCCGAGGATGGTCCGGGCCCAGAAGCTGGCCACGATCGCGGCCAGGATGAAGACGAAGGTCCAGAGGGTCCAGCCGCCGCCGCTGCTCAGGCTGGCGTAGTTCCAGCCCGAGTACGACCACTGGTACCGCGGAGACTGCTTGAACCAGGGGATCAGGTAGCCGAAGAGGGTGAGCAGTGCCCCGGTGAGCATGCTGCCGTCGAAGCCCGGCAGCCGCCGGTCCGGATCCACGTACCTGTCCTGTCCCACAGCCGGCATGCTAACCACCCCTCGCACCCTCTACGGCGAGGCTCCGGACCCCAAAGATCATGAAAGACTTCGGCCCCTCCAGGGGCACATTCCTTCCAAGATCTTCGACGCCCCCAAGCCCCCCAAGCGCAAAAAGGGCAAGTAGGTGCAAGAAGGCCCCGCCCCCAGCCCGGCCCCACCAACCCCCGCCCCCCGCCCCCGCCGAGGCGGGCCCCCAAGTGAATCTTGGACACTTACCGTCCAAATAGAACGGTAAGTGTCCAAGATCTACACCTCGCCCCGGTACGGAGAGAGCGAGGCGCTTCGGCGACGGAACGGGCGGGAGCCGGGGCCCAACGGCAGCCGGGCCCAACGATGGCCGGCCCAACGATGGCCGGGCCCAACGGCAGCCGGGCCGAACCGAACAGCCGGGCCGAACCGAACAGCCGGGCCGAACCGAACAGCCGGGCCGAACCGAACAGCCGGGCGGGTTCCGGCAGGCTGCCGGAACCCGCCCGGTCGAGGTCAGCCCACCACGGAACGCAGCGGGATGCCGTCGGACTTCAGGGTGCGGACCAGGTCGCCGAGGAACGGGTGTTCGTCGGAGTGCAGGCCCTGCGGGTTCGGGATGGTCAGGTACGCCGATCCGTTGACCTGCGCCACCGTGGCGGTGTCGGTGAACCGTTGCACCACCGCGGTGGTCCGCCCGAGGTCGCCGGCGGCCACCTCGATGGTGATCGGCCGCCAGCCGCCGCCCTGGTCGTCGGCGACCGGTGCGGCCGCCGCGGCGGCGCGGGCCGGGTCGACGGCGGGGGCGGTCGGGGCGGTACGGGCGGTCGGGGCGCTGCCGTTCGGGGTGAGCAGCGCGTTGGCCACCAGGTGCAGGCCGTT
Above is a window of Micromonospora yangpuensis DNA encoding:
- a CDS encoding DUF397 domain-containing protein, which codes for MSTPSRDWFKSSRSANNAACVEVRFDGDVVGVRDSKDRGGPTLAFGDGAWGSFLRALKTDTV
- a CDS encoding helix-turn-helix domain-containing protein; this translates as MSQTSLTSPTVHAWELGIRLRERREELGMTAVAAGRASRITQAYVSGVEAGRVKLPADRLAQLIKIYEIDPADATELEELRVAAMQRAWWHQYSQLFPAEFLRFLGYEAGAEHIRSYHSELVDGLLQTEEYARAIIRGGNTYVRLTEMERRISARMARQQRLNGDHPLRVTAVIGEGALRQQVGGPTVMRAQLDHLAALMIERPDQFEFRVMPFTAGAHPALGGPFQILSFPSPRLPELVWQEVLTSSDIIDQSSRVADYVVTFAEAQERALDSTESLAMIQRIAKEMT